The sequence TATTAGTATGAAGGAATTTGACAACTATAAAAATTTAGTAGAACAAGAACTGCGGAGAATCTTTCAAAAGAAGTTACAAAAAATAACGCCCAGAACTCTATATTCCGCAATGACCTATTCAGTCTTAAGCCCGGGTAAAAGGCTACGACCGATACTGTGTCTAATGAGTTATAAAGCGACATGCAAGAAGCTGCAACGAAAGATTAAATATTCAGAAATTCTACCTTTTGCCTGCGGGTTAGAATTTATTCATACCTTTTCTCTAATTCAGGATGACCTACCCGCTATGGATAACGACGACTTTCGTCGAGGAAAGCCCACTCTTCATCGCAAATATAATGAGGCGATCGCTTTACTTGCAGCTGACGCGCTTTTTGCGTACGCATTTGAACTTTTTTTTACCGCCCCAGTGCACAACGACATTAAAATCAACACTGCTTTAGTGCTTGCTGAAACTTGTGGTCCTCAGGGGCTTGCCGGAGGACAATTACTTGATATCTTAAATAAAAAAAATGAGACATTATCTTATTATTCTTTAGAACAAATTAATAAAAAAAAGACGGCCAGTTTAATCAGTAGCTCAATTAAAATTGGCGCCATTGTAGCTAATGCCCCAGCTAAAATAATTGCAACTTTGGAAGAAGCCGGAGTGGCTCTGGGACTATTGTTCCAATTAACCGACGACATTATTGATAAAAAAATATCCCCTAACGGCAAGACTGATCGAATGCTTCAATCGTATGCTAAAGCCGCTAGTTGTAATTTCGAGAAGCTAGGTCAGCATTTCGAAAACTTTAAAGAATTAATAGAAATATTAAGCACACGCACTGCATGATAACGAAAAATATTTATCCGGAAGATATAAGAACGCTTAGTATCACAGAGCTTGAAAATTTAGCAGCAATTCTTCGCGCTA comes from candidate division WOR-3 bacterium and encodes:
- a CDS encoding polyprenyl synthetase family protein — its product is MKEFDNYKNLVEQELRRIFQKKLQKITPRTLYSAMTYSVLSPGKRLRPILCLMSYKATCKKLQRKIKYSEILPFACGLEFIHTFSLIQDDLPAMDNDDFRRGKPTLHRKYNEAIALLAADALFAYAFELFFTAPVHNDIKINTALVLAETCGPQGLAGGQLLDILNKKNETLSYYSLEQINKKKTASLISSSIKIGAIVANAPAKIIATLEEAGVALGLLFQLTDDIIDKKISPNGKTDRMLQSYAKAASCNFEKLGQHFENFKELIEILSTRTA